AGATATTTGTGACAAACTCCAGGAATCTTTTTCCGTACTGATCCGGGTGCACAGTAGATATCTCGGCACCAGCCtagagggacaaaaaaaaaaaaaaaaaaacgaattgTGAGTTTGCGGAGACAAAAATTGAAGTGTGGATGTCTATGAATCATGTAAGTACCCCATACTGAAAACCAGGGGCTCCCAGAGCCTTGCTCTTACTAAGGCTATAATGAATATACCGTTGTATAAGCAATGGTTAATCTGGGGCGATATTACTGCTGCACCAGTCTGGGGCTCATCAGTATCATTAACCTGTTGCACGCCTTGGTGATGCATTTGTCAAACTACAAACAAGTCTACTGTGTCATCTTAGTTTCTGCCATTTTCTAAGTAAAACTATGGCCAAACTTTATTACGTTTAGAAATttaggaatacattgacaactgtGTTATCAATCCCTTTGTCAAGCACATGGTCTGGTAAAGTGAAGCCCTGAATGGTCAGTCGCAGTGTGGTGGGATATAATACCCCCAAACTGGTAACAGCCAAGTGTCAATTTGTTCATAAGGAACAAAAACAGCACCATGCAGATTTCTAAGACGACTTGCCCAAGAATTGTTGTATTATGGGAATACACatttactaaaacaaacatgTCAGAAGTGACAAATCTATAGAATTACCCCATGCTTCACAGTTTTGGCTGCATGAGCGGCTTTCTTCTTTGCATCGTACTGGGTCAAGATGTCAATCAACCCCATAAAATAGACTTCTTTCTGTGGAGCATCTGTATAAAGATACACGACTCATATTACTTAAAGATAAACGAAAAGCCCACAAAcaatatgtagaaaaaaaatattgaagaaaaaaaaattaaaaaaaataatccccTTGTGTAACATTAAACCACCCCTTCCCAAAAAGCCAAACAAAATCAAAATATGCATTgaaggaaagagaagaaaaaaaaaaagaaaaaaaaagaaaaaagaaagaacctTACAGTCCGAGCTTCTGATGGCATAAACATCAATGATTGGGTCAAACTCTCCAGGCCCTAGAGGTTTATTGGAGTTCAGATAGCCAGCAATTCCTTCAGGAGAGGTCCCATAAGAACCAACTGTTGCATGAACCATCCCGTCATTTTCAGCATCCTCCTCCTCAGTCTCCTCTTCCTCATCTTGTTCTGCTCGAAGGACATCATGAATTCCCAGCAAGAGACTATAATCCATGATTTTTAACTGCACCAGAAACTAGAAAACCACGCAGAATTTACATTTATGTcgcaaaaaaatacattaaataatACATTAAAGACATTaacctgaatgcagcagccaggctcaccTTCTCTCTACACTACATTGTTACCTCTACTCCAGGGCCATCACTGCACTGGTTGCTTATTCATTAGGGCTGGACAATTAAGCAAAGTGATTcacccttaaagggtttgtccgggataaatggaaatccctacactaaaccCCCTCAGCCTAATGGGGTCAGGGAttaggctgagtaggtagggagaGGCAGTttgtgggcaggatagctagagagacagggagggaggaagaggagggagagaggaagaggggggagtgaggtgagagggagccAGTATAGAAGTTacacagcaggaagctgaaccttgtaaacaaacacagaagataccagaagctcccagagacacccagacatcactcaaaacactgcaagAGGTATATATGTGCATTTATTAAGCCATTAATAGCGCTAACACCCCTTTCTTTAATAGAAAACATTttttgtccagaaaacccctttaaggattgtgacttaaaaaaaaaccaaacaaacaaaaaaaaaaaaaaaaacaacccagaaAAGTCAAATTGATTCTGCACTTTCGGCAACATCAGTTTATCAGGTTTGgtgtagctcgctatagaacaGCAAGCGAGCTACACCAAATGCAGCAGCGCAATCTGGCTGGAAGAACATCCAGGGAAAAGGAGGGTcagatggagcacaagcaatggaggggtgtgaataaaggtatgacgtggaaggggtgtgtgtgtgtgtgggggtgctcGAATCGCCCAGGGTGCTCAgtaggctcatttacataaagtaacaGGATTAAAATGGAACAGCGGGGAGAATCGAAATAAAGAAGGTAGtaatagaatagcctttttaaaggctatccagacATGTCTTTATCTCACAACCACTGacgccaatgatagaatccctttaaagaaagaaAGTTTGGGAATGGAGATGAAACTGTCAAAAGGAAACAAAACTACATTGTGCATGCGACAAGCATCAATGTGTGCTAGAGTGGATTATCTTGTGCTACGGATACGTCTCATCCAGACACTCGCATTATATGTACAGAACTCACAGTAAGAACATTCTGTTCTACAGATAAAACATGGAAGGAAATATAACGGAGATGAGGACATGGGAAAAAAGTGGCGTGTATGAGcgggttttctttttttcttttgtaaaaaGAAGAGCAAAATCAGCTGGTAGCGTCAATACAGAAAATGTCAACTACATCCCCTGCTGCAACAAGACATCTAACCTTTTTCTCTTCATTCTATAGATTATGTACTTTAGTACTTTATGTCAAGAGTCATAAAACAGCAAAGtggaacagacagacagagacatcCAGAGGAGCTGCAGGTTATTATACAGCAGAATACTAGATCACTTACATTTCTAGTAAAGCTCAGTTCACACTAGAATAAATGGCTCCATTCTAATAAGTATTCTTAGCTTCTCCAGGGCAGAATAGCTTTGGCTGTATCTTCTGCCCATGTTTTTACTGTTTCAGTTGCAGAGGgtgaaacagacagacagacttaTGGACCTCAAAACGTCTCATTCATTTGCAATGTACCACCATGATGTATTCAGCGTGCATCAAGCTTTATGTGATAGGAGCGGCCATTTACTTTACATAGATTCCTGTAAAGTACATTCCTGTATCTCGCCTGCCTTCTAAGCCCGTATATGATTTATATGTTCTGCACAGCATCTTCTTTAAAGCGTTTGGCTGGGATTTCAAGGTCCCGTCAACAGATTTATTACCGTATTTATTTAGCGCCATCATGTTCTGCAGCTCTTTTAAAGATAGTGTCAGTCACTGGcccatatagggctgacaatctacattccttatccgtatgtctttggagtgtgggaggaaaacacagggagaacatacaaactccctgcagatgttgtccttggccccAGTGATGTAaggaaccactgagccaccgtgctaccctcGATGTCAGCGAGCCTGAATTCTGAGCTAGTAAGTTGTTGCGAGAAGGTTGTAAAAACAGTTTGTGTCCTATAATCCCGGCTAAACTTCACACAGAAAGCAATGGTGCTTATCACAAATTATAGCTGATGCACATGTTCTCTATGCCCAGGGACACCCACTGACCTTCATGGAGCCACCTTTACATACTTCTATAGACTACCTAAAGATCTGGTCTCTAGTAAGGTGGAAGAGGGGCTTAAAGGTGTGAAATAAATTCAATGGGATATGTGCATTATTAGACCTCTTACTCCTAAAGTAGAGTACTCCTACATTcaaaaacaatccctttaagatcccaATCCATCCTTGAATGTGAACATGACTTAGGGCAACAAAAACACCGCATTGAATCCATTTCTGTTACAGTACCTCAACGTCCCGCTTCAACTTCTCCATAAAGGCTTTTTTTTGTTCTTCATCAATGTAGACTTTCTGGCTCATGTTTAGAAAATCCATGTCCTTCAAAGTTGGAAGCTCCTTTATCTTAAAAGAAAGGAGAGTAGAGTATGTCAAAATGAAATGGTCATAAAGAAGGCCATATAGATTAGATAAACTCACCAACCACCTAATGTGTAGggaaggggtcagcaaccttcagcactccagttgctgtgagactacaactcccatcatgctccattcacttccatgggcgttccaagaacagcagagcaagtatgcatgctgggagttgtagttttacaacaactggagtgctgaaggttgccttcCCCTGGTGTAGGGGATGTCCTGAATATCCCCCAACAGATGGTGAGGAAAACTAGTATCGGGAACATTGGATTTCATTAGTCCTGAGCTTTAGTCAGAAGACAGGCAGACAGCTGAGATGAGCGGCTGGTGTAAGGTTCATGGCCTGAAGAACTAACTATACaattaacgctgggttcacacctgcgttcaatgtgtccgtactatggtttccgtcttctgcatggcagaagacggaaaccatagaccgggtccggccgtgcgcggcggtgagcgttttaggctctccgccgcgaaaccggatttttttatccggacacagagtactgcatgtccgactctgtgtccggattataaaacccggtttcgtggcggagagcgcaaaacgctcactgtcgcgcacagccggacagctttctcacccattcaaatgaatgggtgagaaagtctcctgcaggcttccgtctcctgcatctgttttatgcaggaaacggaaacctgcaataaggaaagaagaacgcagatgtgaacgagccctaaaatggGGACGTAAGAGTAAAGCCTAATAACCCAGCTTGTGATCAGATAACACTCGAAAACAAATCACATATTTTCAGTCACCAAAAAATAACATATAATAAAATATCTGCCCCTGTTCTGGGTTTTCAACCAGCTACTGCTTTTGGCTTACAattactgatgtgtgaataagaccttatacTGCAGTGACTCTATAATGACATTGAACTGTTTTACATTGCTTACCAACTGTATTTGTCACTATCACTTGGATGCTTGTatggaaaaatatattttctctAGATATAAAGCTGATctagtctgatttttttttttccaaaaaactcTAAGGGACAGTATATGGAGGTTCCCATCCAGCTTGCCTCTGAGGAGGGTACAGAAGGTAGCTGGGTACTGTTAAGGAGCTACAGCGGGAATACGGCTATTGAGCATGGGCACAATACACACCCATGGAAGGAAGAATTAGCATGTCTTGTACAACGTTTGCTATCTAAATCCCCTAATGTATAATTTACAATGACATTTAAATCAAAGTTCAAGTCAATAGCAAAAGATACAAGAAAACTAGattatgaaaaagaaaaaagtcagCAGCTGTGTCTTGCCACATAAAATCTTCTGAAGGGAAAAAGTGACTTGTGGAATTTATGCAATGTTACATTTATAGCAGCGTTGCCTCAACTTTAATAAACTCTACGAGAACCAAATAAGGCATCCGAGTGACTAATTCCAAGCAGCATACAAAAAGGCATAGTGTGCCCAGGAAATGGCATGCACAGAAATAGCGCCCGCCTGAAGAAGGTTCTCTCACTACTTAACAAGGATTGGAATATCTTACAGCCCAACTCAAAAATACAAGCTTTCTGCAATGACATGTAGTTACTTTACTGGGTTAGGATTTGTCCTGATGGGAAAGAGGAAAATATTGAAAAAGGAATGGACAATTTTATATTTCCTTATCCCTATTGGTAATAAAGGTTTCCCCTTTATACCTGCTCCCATAATAGCTTGTTTTTTGGCAGGATGAGTTGACTTTTCTAAATGTATTTTCTAACTGCTTCAatgacatgcacatgactgtgtgcgaCTGATAGACACAGACAGCACATGGGTGACATCCACGTGCCAACTCCTCCACCTTCATTGCCCAATTCATTGAGCTCAGTGAGCGCAAGCCGCAAAACGGAGAGAAACAGGACTCTTCCTGAgtttatggggccatagaaatgaatgggtcagcgtGCCAACTGTGAAAAACCTGGCTAGCATACTGCGTGCACAGGGCCGTGTGCACGAGACTTTAATGTTCCATTTTATAAACAGAGAACAAAACCAAATCAAACACTAACCTgacttttaaaaaacaaaaaaacatctgtcCATGTAGGAAACAATTCTAAAATATTTCTATTTTCACAATTGCCTGACTGTATACCTGCTCTCTCAAGGAGGTACATGTCCTTTACATTTTATACATGCATGGCACCATAGTCCACATGGAAGACCTGCATAATGTCTAGTACAGGTAGACACAGCCCAAATCAGTTAACCAAGGGCAGTATCAAAATGAAAATTGACCCCTCTAACGAAGCTGGAGATGGATTATACTACACTGACTAACGGAATGGCTCAGCACTTCCTTACGAAGAATGGCGCAGCCTCTAACGTAAGGCATCAGAACTGCATGTTTGGCAGTATCATAGCAGAAAAACCACCCTCAAATGTGCGGCACATTTCTTAAAGCTACACAATTACAAATACCATCCAATGCTGAAAGCAGATATGGAATATTAATGTTAGCCCTCACGCACATGAATGATTGTGCAGGCAGAGACCCTTCAGATGCTGCATTTTGAGAATTATAAGGCAAGATCCTATCAAGCTCAGAGTCTTAAGAGATATAAAATTGCCATCACCAGCCCGCACACTGTGCCGTGTGCATGAGGCCATGTGCATGTATGGGTCCGGAAGAAAACTGCACAGATGACACATGGATAATATATCCATCCGCTGTCTGTGCTTTCCACAGATACATTTCAATAGTAAGTCTGGactgcaaaacagacaggaacaagacctgtcctgagttttgcctttAGGCTCCATGGCAGCCCACAAAGATCCGTCCCAATACAAGGGCCAGAAGacaagaatgggtcagtgtactcaAACAACGCAATGAAAAAGCATATGGCCAGTGTGCATGTGGCATAACCGTGAGACACTGTAAAATTTTATGTACAAACTGTCAACTTCAGATATCACGTCAAGAAACGCAGAGAGAAAAACGCTTGCAGAAATATATATTATGATGTCCAGAAAAGGGGAGGAAAATTACCTTTTCTTTATCACTAGCCTCTCGAGACACCAAAGATCCctgtaaaatatgaaaaatacaaATTCAGCATATGGCTCAACATTCAGCTCTATTAACACAGAAATACAGTAGGATTATGGAGAAAGACTTACAGTTTCCTATTTACTGCCTTTAACTTCTATTGCGTCTAAATAGCAACATAGACTGGCCGCAGTTCAGACTGCGCATAACACAACTCTGCTGTATGAAAGTCGGGTTGTGTACTTCTACATGTATTATATCCATCCTAAGATCTGAGGTGACACTTACACTCTGCATCTATCATCTCATCCTATGGTTCTTGGAAACCCATTAATATGGTGTAACAATATTATGGTTACCCtttccacccacaatttttaacttttttttttttaaaaaacttcacATATAAAAGCCATAACATTTTTTCTGTTTGAAGATCTGTATGTTTGTAAGATATAATAttcttaatataaaatatatatatgtgtatatatatatatatatatatatatatatatatatatatatatatattcagatctAGCATCAGACTTAAGGTGGTGCAGTGCCTCAGGAGCCATACACAACTGTATATTAGTCCACGTGCTATCAGTTTCAATGGATGGCACCCAGAATCATTCTTTTCCATGACTTCATGCACATAACAGTATTTTTAAAAAGGTCCATGTGGGGGCAAATAAGCCCTGGCTACAAATCTTAGGGCAGGTCCCATACATGACTGTTTGGGATCTGGGCTCattcattcaagtgtatgggCCCTTGGAGAAGTACATGGATGCTCTCATTGTATCACCTGTTTCATTATTTTGCTGACCCACACCCAACACACAGCAATAATTTGCAACCCCTATCCTGTGCATACTTGGTGTGACCAAACATGCATTTATTCTCAATAAGAGTAAACAAGATACCACTGGTGGCTGCCTATTCACCTTGAAGACAAGGGATCAGACATTCTGGATTTTCATGTCTGTTGTCAGAGGGGTTGCAGCACTTTCACACACAATTTGATCCTGATAAAATTGGTCGTTTCAGAAGTGTACTTCTACCTTTAAAAGGTCTGGAGGGATAGTACATAGCTTGCAGCAGAATCAAACATACGCCACCAACAAGCCACAGAATCCGAGCTCACCTTGAGATCATACTTCCTGTGAACTGTAAGGCGATGGCTGAACATGTTCCTCATCACCAGCATGTAAAAGTCTTCATTGTCTACGCTTAATCGATACATGCCCAAAAACTGGGGCAGAAGTGTGCTACCATGACATTTCACGATATGCTGGAAGACAGAAAAAACATGTGTAGTGTAGTACACATACAGTAGTAGCTCTAGACTCCTGGACAAAGCATTTCTCCCCTTttttttgcatatgaataaaatcataatttacatgaaaatgggacaCCAAAGCTGAACACCAGggatatatttggaaactgtagactcACCTCTACAAGGTGCTGGGTGGGATTAGGTTTACAACAGatttactaccccccccccccccccttcctagtgaagtcaatgggagacaggAGGCATTTGTATAACATTTGGATGTCATCCCGCTATACCTCAGGCATTTAAAGAGCTCTTCTCAATACATTACAATAATTCATGGAAACCTGTGTATCGCCCCGTCCTTGTCTCTTAGGTGGCCATCACACTAAATCCTAAGAGATCTGACAGTCACATTACACACCAATATGTCCCATGTTAAACACAAGCTTCCCTTACTTGGTGGTAGTCCGATAGGATACTGTGCACGTCTGCCACGTCTTCACTAGATATCTCCTTAACTGCTAGAGTCTTGTCATAAGACAAAAGAAATCGTCCATCATGAGCTTCGCTTTCAGTGTATGGGGAACTACGTGTCAGAGAGACCTAAAATAAAGTTTAGAAACCAGATAAAGTATGAAAAAAGGGCAGAACTTTAAAACGCAAAAAGGCCACATTATAGGCATTTTATATGTGCAGAAAGAAAAGATCAGGACTGGCATAGCAtgtaattattatttatatagcgccaacatattccatagcactttacaaatcagaggggacAGGAACAGATAAAATGAGACTTTTCAGTCTAATAAAATCAACTCACAATagaagtgagggccctgctcacaagagcttacaatctatgaggtaaaaGTGGTCCATTATTATATAATGAGGTTACATAAATACACCAGCCAGTCCGAGGGGACCAGACATGCAGAGTGATACCGATAAAAGTAGACATTACACAGTAATAAATGTAACAGTCAATTAAAAGTGTACGAGGGAAGGCCCTGCTCACAAAAACCTGCAAtctgaggaaggaggaggaacgAGGTAAAAGTGCTTGTGCAATGGGTTCAGCCACCTGAGTAACAAAGCTGTATGAGCTGGTCACCATCTTGTATGTGTCTGTACAGATACAAAGCACTTTAATATGCAGGCTTACTGCGCCTGAGTAATGGAAAAGGGaggggaacacagcagggctgcGGAGTGAGTCCTgaccagttttgggtggagttggcaAAGTGTTATAGACACAAACATTGGCTTCAAAAATAAAGTGATTAATTCTCTTCAGTTCTATTTTACAATTATTAATAATGTATCATTAGATTTCtagcttgttacatatttacgTTCTTGGGTATTCAGTTACTAACTTTTACTGTAGTacaggagctttactgcttctatCTGACCTTCTaatgcttaaagggttttccaggacttggaTCTCAACATAAAAGGCCCTAGAGCAGCTACAAAGTGTACAGCGCTATGCCTGGTAAACAATTACATAGTGTCACGGACCCTTAACCTTATCCGTGACTGTCAGACTCACAGAAACCTTTCCAGTATCAAATTCTTAGAAAGACCCTTTAATGCAAGAGGATGTAAAGACATCCTAAAAAAGAGACAACGTATCTGAAGTTTTTCCAttgatcagtgtttttttttcggggggagggggtgtgtgAGCAGGACAGGACCTGGGTAGGACCCAGTGTCCATTTTGCGGTCTGGACTTATTTATTTAAGTGCACGGGTCTGTTCTGTTTTGCACCATAAAATAGACTAGTTTTGTTCTGAAGCATGCCTTGATAAAGCTACAACTCCGTCTACTGCCACTTTATCATCGCAGCCTTTAGGAACTCAAAGACATTTCATTATACAGAAGATAAGCAGATTTGCTTTAATAAGAGGATTTTAGGGATTCTTTTCCAAAATGTAAGATAGACTCATGAATATAAACTACTTGGCATACTACTTCAGGAGTCTTTAAAACTCAATGAACATATAAACCCCTTCAGTGCTTACATGTTATAGAGTCACAAACCAGCCTTTCAGCCTCATGGTACTGTGGTCCTACCTATATATAAGTATCTAGAATATAGAGGAGCAGCCTATTTGGAAATATAGACATTTGATTGGTTTGTAACAGGAAGCAGGATTAGTTTAttaaaaagggagtctgtcagcagatctGACAATGCAAAACCGCTGACACTGCCAAAGAGGAGGAGTTTAGGTATGTTGCGTCTATGTAGTACCATCACAGGCAAAGTAACATATTTAGATGTGCATCACCCACAAGCATCATGGAGGAGGTCCTTCCTCTCTGAATGTGTGCTTTAGTGGTCTCTGTGTGGACGCTACTGCCATAAGATCACTTACACATAGCAGTAATGTTACAGGCTTGCACCAACATACTCAAAGTTAAGTTACACCAGCATTTCAGGGCTCCTACTTGGCTGTGTCAGTAGTCCATCATGACCAAAGCTGCCATCAGAAACCCTTTATAGGAAACCTGGCCGGTTTATTTGGGACCTTCTGAACTGGTGGTTATTGTCTCACCAGTGTCAGTATGTGTAGTGAAGGCGAGGCCTACTTTCTCAGCTCCACTGAACCACTGCGCAGGTGCTCAGAGCATTAGAGGACTCTGAAGACATCATTGGACACAC
This sequence is a window from Leptodactylus fuscus isolate aLepFus1 chromosome 2, aLepFus1.hap2, whole genome shotgun sequence. Protein-coding genes within it:
- the PIP4K2C gene encoding phosphatidylinositol 5-phosphate 4-kinase type-2 gamma encodes the protein MSSSGVPLSSSTAVSILPATTAKTKTKKKHFVQQKVKVFRASDPLVSVFMWGVNHSVNELNQVPVPVMLLPDDFKANSKIKVTNHLFNRENLPSHFKFKDYCPQVFRNLRERFGIDDIDYQVSLTRSSPYTESEAHDGRFLLSYDKTLAVKEISSEDVADVHSILSDYHQHIVKCHGSTLLPQFLGMYRLSVDNEDFYMLVMRNMFSHRLTVHRKYDLKGSLVSREASDKEKIKELPTLKDMDFLNMSQKVYIDEEQKKAFMEKLKRDVEFLVQLKIMDYSLLLGIHDVLRAEQDEEEETEEEDAENDGMVHATVGSYGTSPEGIAGYLNSNKPLGPGEFDPIIDVYAIRSSDYAPQKEVYFMGLIDILTQYDAKKKAAHAAKTVKHGAGAEISTVHPDQYGKRFLEFVTNIFA